The DNA window GCCCGGAGCCTCGGTGCCACCGTGCGTCAGGAAGCGCGCGAGGCTCACGGCTCGCGAAATGCCGCGATCATTGACCCGTTCGGGCACTGCTGGTCGCTCAACGGCCCGACAACCGGGGCGGCGGTGGCGATCCAGCACGGAGATGTCGGCTATGTGTCGGTGTGGGCGCCGGACGCTGAGCGGGCGGCGGCCTTCTACGATCACGTCCTCGGCTGGGAGTTCGACCCCGACACCCATCAGGTCACCAACACCAAGCAGCGCATCGGCATCTACAGCGTGCCGGGGCAGTCCACCTTGTTCTGCAGCTACGCGGTGGGCGATCTCGCAGCTGCACGACAGGCGATCGTCGCCGCCGGCGGGACTGTCGACCAACTGCAACAGTTCGACTTCGGCGTCGGATGCGGTGCGACAGATCCGGCCGGAACCAGCTTCGCAGTGTTCGAGGCTGCGCCGGGTACCGCTCGACCTGAGCTGAACGGCTCTGGGCCCGGCGAGCTTTCGTACATCACCTACGAGGTTGCGGATTCGAGCGCCTTCCGGGCTTTCTATAGCGGACTGCTGTTCTGGTCGTTCGAGCCGGGCCGAATCGACGACGGCTGGCAGATTCAGCACACCCACCCGATGGCGGGCGTCGCGGGCGGCAGCGCGCAGGCGGTCACGGTGCCGATGTGGACCGTCGCCGACATCGAAGCCGCGGTCACGCGGGTACGCGAGGCCGGCGGCACCGTGATCGAGGAGCCGTCAACGCAGTCGTACGGCTCCTCGGCACAGTGCACCGACGATCAGGGCACGCGGTTCTACCTCGGCGAGCTCTGACGGATTGCGATTTCGGTGCCCGGACGGTCGATGAGCGATCGTTTGGGCACCGAAATCGCTGATTAGCCGAGGACGTCGGCGATGGGTGCGCCCGCCGCGATCTTGGCGCGGGCCTTCATGACCTTTCCAGGCATGCCACCGCCGACCACTCCGGCCACCACGCCGTCGCGCTCGTAGTAGGCCAAGAACTTGCGGCCGTCATCCGAGACGACGTGCACGATGTCATCGGCTTCGGGCTCACCAAGACACTGGATCTTGACGTCGTACTGGTCACTCCAGAAGTACGGCACGGTGACCGTGGCCGGCAAGTCCTTGCCGAGTATGGCGGCCACCATGCCTCTCGCCTGGTCGGCGACGTTGCTCCAATGTTCCACGCGCACTTGGTGTCCAAGGGCGTGGCGCCACGACGCGACATCGCCGATCGCCCACACATGGGCTGCGCTGGCACGGCCACGGTCGTCGCAGACGACGCCGTTGTCGATTTCGAGGCCACTGCCGTCAAGCCACTCGGTGGCCGGACGGGAACCGATGCCGACGACGACGAGATCGGCTTCGAGTTCGGTGCCGTCGCTCAGCACGACTCGCTCCACGCGCTCGGCTCCGCCGACTTCCGACACCCCGACACCGCACCGCACGTCGACACCTTCGGCGCGATGCAGTCGGGCGACCAACTCGCCGATCTGCCCGCCCAGCACTGACGCCAGCGGCGACGGCTGCGGCTCCACCAGAACTACCTCGACGCCCATCCCACGCAGACTCGCCGCGACCTCACAGCCGATGAATCCCGCACCGACGACAACCGCTCGTCTCGCCGACCCGGCATCCTTACGCAACGCGAGGCTTTCGTCGAAATTCCGCAGCACGTGGATTCCGGGGAGATCGGGGAACGACGGGATGCGCTTGGGCACCAAGCCCGTGGCGATGATCAGTTCGTCGTAGGAAAGCGCGCTGCCATCGGCCAGGCTCAGCGTCTGCGCCGCTGTGTCGACCGAGGAGGCGCCGTTCCCGAGCAATACGGTGATGTCGTTCTCGGCGTAGAACTCGGCCGGCTTGAGCGTGACGTCGTCGGTCTCGGCGCGCAGCACTTCCTTCGACAGCGGTGGCCGGTCATAGGGCAGATGGTCTTCATCGCTGACAATGGTGACCGGCCCGGTGTATTCGGAGCGCCGCAGCTGTTCGGCTGTGCGGGCAGCCGCCAGGCCGCCTCCGACGATCACGATTCCCCCAGTGGTGGACATGGGCAAATTTTGCACGATGCCATTCGACATTTGTCCGCCACCCCGGTCAGGTGCGGTCCCGGTCGATGATGTTGGTCAGCACCACGATGCTTTCGCTGCGCTCGACATCGGCCGCCGAACGGATCCGCTCCAGCGCCTCCTCCAGATGGCGCATGTCGCGCG is part of the Mycolicibacterium tusciae JS617 genome and encodes:
- a CDS encoding NAD(P)/FAD-dependent oxidoreductase; translation: MSTTGGIVIVGGGLAAARTAEQLRRSEYTGPVTIVSDEDHLPYDRPPLSKEVLRAETDDVTLKPAEFYAENDITVLLGNGASSVDTAAQTLSLADGSALSYDELIIATGLVPKRIPSFPDLPGIHVLRNFDESLALRKDAGSARRAVVVGAGFIGCEVAASLRGMGVEVVLVEPQPSPLASVLGGQIGELVARLHRAEGVDVRCGVGVSEVGGAERVERVVLSDGTELEADLVVVGIGSRPATEWLDGSGLEIDNGVVCDDRGRASAAHVWAIGDVASWRHALGHQVRVEHWSNVADQARGMVAAILGKDLPATVTVPYFWSDQYDVKIQCLGEPEADDIVHVVSDDGRKFLAYYERDGVVAGVVGGGMPGKVMKARAKIAAGAPIADVLG
- a CDS encoding VOC family protein, which gives rise to MNNSHDPLSVLHGDELVVQPDPAFAARLRSRLEGALNLPNRTEGVDMSGTDTAIAELTQSVPAAGLPRPAALPYLTVANAREAIAWYVDALGAVVVGEPIVMDDGRIGHAELALGGGMFYLADEYPEIGMKAPAPQAVSVMLVVAVADTDSAVERARSLGATVRQEAREAHGSRNAAIIDPFGHCWSLNGPTTGAAVAIQHGDVGYVSVWAPDAERAAAFYDHVLGWEFDPDTHQVTNTKQRIGIYSVPGQSTLFCSYAVGDLAAARQAIVAAGGTVDQLQQFDFGVGCGATDPAGTSFAVFEAAPGTARPELNGSGPGELSYITYEVADSSAFRAFYSGLLFWSFEPGRIDDGWQIQHTHPMAGVAGGSAQAVTVPMWTVADIEAAVTRVREAGGTVIEEPSTQSYGSSAQCTDDQGTRFYLGEL